In a single window of the Oecophyllibacter saccharovorans genome:
- a CDS encoding HAD-IIIC family phosphatase codes for MTEAVRLVIWDLDDTFWKGTLAEEGIDSNHHYGAIVRELNKRGIMNSICSKNDFSKAKTELEKLGIWDQFIFPSIDWTPKGARVENIINKVKLRPESIMFIDDNPLNREEIKSLLPKVQVKDENFIPNILQSEAFIGKEDSNLKRLANYKLMETKDQAAVESQGDNSDFLRNSNISVELDYNINDNIDRLIEIINRTNQLNFTKNRLSDDINVARAEAKALLEGGLFETLAFVRVRDRFGDYGIVGFFHQIHHSTENKLKNFCFSCRVLGMHIETWLYNQLGRPELNIVGEVANNPLTDNSVIDWISWYENSPENSTLVSNGEFEKRPPIVISGGCESESLQHYIGHSTNDFRLFSGTVRDNFIIRRDHSSMVRIAAENDQPAQEKLIQVGYKNEDFELSFDHLKDALIILSFWADIPFKIHALSGLSASAPYIPPGVGYGNFQEIFEDDYYARGGKEEFVSEFRFAKANLKYKGHIDCVEFKENLNRILSKIDPSNKVIFLLPALNVPDPHPEWGYLDRARLIYACQIEVSYHWPNVECVKFDDFLASPSEATNYDHFLRIVYQRCGLHLRDVYMKHIAQLKNMR; via the coding sequence AGACGATACGTTTTGGAAAGGAACTCTTGCCGAAGAAGGTATCGATAGTAATCACCATTATGGAGCAATCGTCCGCGAGTTAAACAAACGGGGTATAATGAACTCCATTTGCTCTAAAAACGATTTCTCAAAAGCTAAGACTGAACTAGAAAAGCTGGGCATATGGGATCAGTTCATCTTCCCCTCAATTGACTGGACCCCCAAAGGGGCAAGAGTAGAAAATATTATAAATAAAGTTAAATTAAGACCAGAATCAATAATGTTTATAGATGATAATCCTCTCAATCGAGAGGAAATTAAATCTCTACTTCCAAAAGTTCAAGTTAAAGATGAAAATTTCATTCCCAATATCCTTCAGAGTGAAGCGTTTATAGGAAAAGAAGATTCCAATCTTAAACGCCTTGCTAATTACAAGTTAATGGAAACCAAGGATCAAGCAGCTGTTGAATCGCAGGGAGACAATTCTGATTTTCTAAGAAACAGTAATATATCTGTTGAGCTAGATTATAATATTAATGATAATATTGATCGTCTTATTGAGATTATAAATAGAACAAATCAGTTAAATTTTACAAAAAATAGGCTATCTGATGATATTAATGTGGCAAGAGCAGAAGCAAAGGCCCTTTTAGAGGGGGGATTATTTGAAACCTTAGCCTTTGTAAGGGTTAGAGATAGGTTTGGAGATTATGGAATAGTAGGATTTTTCCATCAAATCCACCATTCAACCGAAAATAAACTTAAGAATTTTTGCTTCTCCTGCAGAGTATTGGGAATGCATATTGAGACTTGGTTGTATAATCAACTTGGGCGCCCAGAACTCAATATTGTTGGGGAAGTCGCCAACAATCCATTGACAGATAATAGTGTCATAGACTGGATTAGCTGGTATGAAAATTCTCCAGAGAATTCGACTCTGGTATCTAATGGTGAGTTTGAAAAAAGGCCTCCTATAGTTATAAGCGGAGGCTGCGAATCCGAATCCCTCCAACATTATATTGGTCACTCAACAAATGATTTCAGGCTCTTTAGTGGAACGGTACGCGATAATTTTATAATAAGACGTGATCATTCCTCAATGGTGCGGATAGCAGCTGAAAATGATCAGCCGGCTCAAGAAAAATTAATCCAAGTGGGTTATAAAAATGAAGATTTTGAACTGTCTTTTGATCATTTAAAAGATGCATTAATAATTTTATCATTTTGGGCAGACATTCCTTTTAAGATTCATGCCTTGAGCGGGCTTTCTGCCTCTGCGCCTTATATCCCTCCTGGAGTAGGCTATGGTAATTTCCAAGAGATTTTTGAAGACGATTATTATGCCCGCGGCGGGAAAGAAGAATTCGTCTCTGAGTTCAGGTTTGCTAAAGCAAATTTAAAATATAAAGGCCATATAGATTGCGTTGAATTCAAGGAAAATTTAAATCGGATACTATCTAAGATAGATCCCTCAAATAAAGTCATATTTCTTTTGCCCGCTTTGAATGTGCCTGATCCTCACCCAGAATGGGGGTATTTAGACCGCGCACGGTTGATCTATGCTTGTCAGATCGAGGTTAGTTATCATTGGCCTAATGTAGAATGTGTGAAATTTGACGACTTTCTCGCTTCTCCCTCTGAAGCAACTAATTACGATCATTTCCTACGTATTGTTTACCAAAGGTGTGGTTTGCATTTAAGAGATGTTTATATGAAGCACATTGCACAACTAAAGAACATGCGTTAA
- the hemH gene encoding ferrochelatase, whose protein sequence is MSGGLSPFIHHPPHEPVPPNGRVGVLLINLGTPSGTDYFSVRRYLGEFLSDRRVIEMTPWLWKPILHGMVLATRPFRSGANYARIWDRTHNASPLTVITRAQAEGLAKELGPQTPVSWGMRYGTPSISQGLDSLLAQGCDRIVCLPMYPQYSATTTATANDQVFRHLMRLRCQPAIVTVPPFADDPAYIGALAQSVRECWSRLSFTPQRLVVSFHGLPKSYVTAGDPYPRECALTVKALSAVLDMPPQQVLLTYQSRFGPAEWLKPYTLPTVTALAQQGIKDIAVIAPGFMTDCIETLDELDHELREAFLQAGGKNFAYVPCLNATPQAIALLAGLSRQAMRGLRND, encoded by the coding sequence ATGAGCGGAGGCCTGTCTCCCTTTATTCATCATCCGCCACATGAGCCTGTTCCCCCCAACGGGCGGGTAGGCGTGCTGCTCATCAATCTCGGGACACCGAGCGGCACGGATTATTTTTCAGTGCGGCGTTACCTGGGGGAATTTCTGTCCGATCGCCGTGTGATCGAGATGACGCCGTGGCTGTGGAAACCGATTCTGCATGGCATGGTGCTGGCCACGCGTCCTTTCCGGAGCGGTGCCAATTACGCCCGTATCTGGGACCGGACACATAACGCTTCCCCTCTGACCGTCATCACCCGCGCCCAGGCGGAAGGACTGGCGAAAGAGCTGGGGCCGCAGACACCGGTAAGCTGGGGAATGCGCTACGGCACGCCATCCATCAGTCAGGGACTGGACAGCCTGTTGGCGCAGGGTTGCGACCGCATCGTCTGTCTGCCGATGTATCCGCAATATTCCGCAACCACGACGGCCACTGCCAATGACCAGGTGTTCCGCCATCTCATGCGGCTGCGGTGCCAACCTGCCATCGTCACGGTGCCGCCTTTTGCCGACGATCCGGCCTATATCGGGGCATTGGCCCAGAGCGTGCGCGAGTGCTGGTCACGCCTGTCCTTCACGCCGCAGCGGCTGGTCGTGTCCTTTCATGGCCTGCCGAAATCCTATGTGACCGCCGGTGATCCCTACCCGCGCGAATGTGCCCTGACCGTCAAGGCGCTGTCAGCTGTGCTGGATATGCCGCCCCAGCAAGTTCTGCTGACCTACCAGTCCCGCTTCGGTCCAGCGGAATGGCTAAAGCCTTATACGCTGCCGACCGTCACTGCCCTGGCGCAACAGGGTATAAAGGATATCGCAGTGATTGCCCCGGGCTTCATGACAGATTGCATCGAAACACTCGATGAACTCGATCATGAGCTGCGTGAAGCTTTCCTGCAGGCAGGCGGCAAGAATTTCGCCTACGTGCCCTGCCTCAATGCCACCCCACAGGCCATCGCGCTTCTTGCCGGGCTGAGCCGTCAGGCCATGCGGGGACTTAGGAATGACTAA
- a CDS encoding aspartate-semialdehyde dehydrogenase, with protein MGYKVAVAGATGAVGREILRILAERNFPADEVVALASSRSVGREVSFGEDKVLKVQNLETFDFKGCDIALFSPGAEVSAKYAPKAARERCVVVDNTSHFRMEPGVPLVVPEVNADAVYKARRGIIANPNCSTAQLVVALKPLHELFQIKRVVVSTYQAVSGAGKDGMDELFAQTKGSFVHDSPDIAQFTKQIAFNVIPHIDRFLEDGSTKEEWKMAVETRKILDPDIRVLATCVRVPVFIGHSEAVSIECEKPVDLEKAWEALRRAPGVVVQDKREDGGYVTPIESVGEDPVYVSRLRVDPSVEHGLAFWCVADNLRKGAALNTVQIAECLAERNLLGPHSELWKKHERPLEPQ; from the coding sequence ATGGGATACAAGGTGGCGGTGGCAGGAGCGACCGGTGCGGTCGGGCGCGAAATTCTGCGGATTCTTGCTGAGCGTAACTTTCCCGCTGATGAGGTGGTGGCGCTGGCTTCTTCCCGTTCGGTCGGTCGGGAAGTCTCCTTTGGTGAGGACAAGGTGCTGAAGGTCCAGAACCTGGAGACCTTTGATTTCAAGGGCTGCGACATTGCGCTGTTTTCGCCCGGCGCTGAGGTATCAGCCAAATATGCCCCCAAAGCGGCGCGTGAACGCTGTGTGGTAGTGGACAACACTTCGCATTTCCGCATGGAACCCGGGGTGCCGCTTGTGGTGCCCGAAGTTAATGCAGATGCTGTTTACAAGGCGCGCCGCGGAATCATCGCCAATCCCAACTGTTCCACGGCGCAGCTGGTCGTGGCGCTCAAGCCTCTGCATGAGCTGTTCCAGATCAAGCGCGTGGTGGTCTCGACTTATCAGGCTGTTTCCGGTGCCGGTAAGGACGGCATGGATGAGCTTTTTGCCCAGACCAAAGGCAGCTTCGTGCATGATTCGCCCGATATCGCCCAGTTCACCAAGCAGATCGCCTTCAATGTCATTCCCCACATCGACCGCTTCCTCGAAGACGGCTCGACAAAGGAGGAATGGAAAATGGCCGTCGAGACGCGCAAAATTCTTGACCCGGATATCAGGGTGCTGGCCACCTGCGTGCGCGTGCCGGTGTTCATCGGCCATTCCGAGGCGGTCAGCATTGAATGTGAAAAGCCCGTCGATCTTGAAAAAGCCTGGGAAGCCCTGCGTCGTGCGCCAGGCGTGGTGGTGCAGGACAAGCGGGAGGATGGCGGCTACGTCACCCCGATTGAAAGCGTGGGGGAAGACCCGGTCTATGTGTCGCGCCTGCGCGTTGACCCCAGTGTTGAGCACGGGCTTGCCTTCTGGTGTGTGGCTGACAACCTCCGCAAGGGCGCAGCCCTGAACACTGTCCAGATTGCCGAATGCCTGGCTGAGCGCAATCTGTTGGGGCCGCATTCAGAGCTCTGGAAAAAACACGAGCGCCCGCTGGAGCCGCAATGA
- a CDS encoding TM2 domain-containing protein encodes MTLIEFIYGFQEVYGGVPPQRQPEFLALYTSTAKNPTVAFALSVFLGSFGIDRFYLDQWLLGFLKLITLGGFGIWTVIDWFLIAGATYEKNLELAQRLAGSLSAPRS; translated from the coding sequence ATGACCCTGATTGAATTCATTTACGGCTTCCAGGAAGTCTACGGCGGCGTTCCGCCACAGCGGCAGCCTGAGTTTCTGGCCCTTTATACGTCTACTGCCAAGAATCCGACCGTGGCTTTCGCCCTGAGTGTCTTTCTCGGCAGTTTCGGGATTGACCGTTTTTATCTCGACCAGTGGCTGCTCGGTTTTCTCAAGCTGATCACCCTGGGGGGCTTCGGCATCTGGACAGTCATTGACTGGTTCCTGATCGCCGGGGCGACCTATGAGAAAAACCTTGAGCTGGCCCAGAGACTGGCCGGTTCACTTTCAGCGCCCCGATCCTGA
- a CDS encoding 2OG-Fe(II) oxygenase family protein has protein sequence MTPRQSEAGSRPAHPHPAKAGGDTAFPRDRAAADRVFEHAFDYDAVLRALVMDIPCPYLVVENFVPPRVLAHVLALWPEIPSGGSFPRSALEVPPALAGFLEEFEGPKLKKLIGRKFGLDLEAAPSMVTLRGQTRARDGRIHLDSPSKWVTLLLYLNPREQAWPDHAGCLRFLNGPHDMEDYEAEIPPYGGTLVAFPNHPASWHGHREYVGPRRSVQLNYMHRPQKVASEKLRHHVSAFFKKHFLSS, from the coding sequence ATGACGCCCCGACAAAGTGAGGCTGGTTCCAGGCCGGCTCACCCCCACCCGGCAAAGGCGGGGGGAGACACGGCTTTTCCGCGTGATCGTGCCGCCGCTGACCGGGTTTTCGAGCATGCCTTCGATTATGATGCTGTTCTGAGAGCGCTGGTCATGGATATTCCGTGCCCTTATCTCGTGGTCGAGAATTTTGTGCCGCCCCGTGTTCTGGCACATGTTCTGGCACTGTGGCCCGAAATTCCTTCAGGTGGATCTTTTCCGCGTTCAGCGCTTGAGGTGCCCCCTGCACTGGCGGGTTTTCTGGAGGAATTCGAGGGGCCGAAGCTCAAGAAACTGATCGGCCGCAAATTCGGTCTGGACCTGGAAGCTGCGCCCAGCATGGTTACGCTGCGGGGACAGACGCGGGCCAGGGACGGGCGCATCCATCTCGACAGCCCTTCCAAATGGGTCACCCTGTTGCTTTACCTCAATCCGCGCGAGCAGGCCTGGCCCGATCATGCAGGGTGCCTGCGTTTTCTGAACGGTCCCCATGACATGGAGGATTACGAGGCCGAGATTCCGCCTTATGGGGGCACGCTGGTTGCCTTCCCCAATCATCCGGCCAGCTGGCACGGGCACCGGGAATATGTGGGGCCGCGGCGCAGTGTGCAGCTCAACTACATGCATCGCCCGCAGAAAGTGGCAAGCGAAAAACTGCGCCACCATGTGTCAGCTTTCTTCAAGAAACATTTCCTGTCCTCCTGA
- a CDS encoding 2-oxoglutarate dehydrogenase E1 component, with the protein MNKAAAEGTEPQARAQSVQGPDIFSGDNLSYLTALEEQWGAAWHADPAQVPPDVAALLQVMEQGHPPSSVVQSPQGLPEGYGQPSSPTAHTATEMDACAQTLHRHNLREAWRQRGHLRARLDPLRLRPLPELPELTPPDADPSLQARLEQAYGGEIGVEFMHLQDPAQRQWWIDRFESPLSHTSHLAGQTDPLSPRELLSLLTQAEGFEHFCQQRFLGMRRFGLEGGESLIVALQSLIAESLKDGVQSISLGMPHRGRLNVMATVLRKPAEAIFAEFAGKAFQPPGFEVSGDVKYHLGTATTLANDATGTALRLTLLPNPSHLEAVDPVVMGRVRADQDRTQESLERAQAHRSHNTQNRADGGAAPPHEQARQAHLGILVHGDAAFAGQGVVYETLQLSRLPGYGTGGTVHLLVNNQIGFTTGPESAHSGIWNTDVARTVQAPVLHVNGDAPEAVMRAARLAHQWRTEFGSDVVLDILCYRRHGHNETDEPAFTQPAMVQAINAHPTTRQLYARKLENEGLLTAQEAAALWDRTQTRLQKAFDEAADYQPDGTDWLDVGPLDPTRLQDGPERIQPMTGVPLARLREVGQAMTRVPEGVTVHPRLERQLVARRKAVQEGRPIDWATAESLALGTLALDGHPVRLSGQDSQRGTFSQRHAVLNDQHGLGTQTPLAHLSPRQAPVKIWNSPLSEYGVLGFEYGYSLGNPEALVMWEAQFGDFANGAQIIIDQFLAAGETKWLRSSGLTLLLPHGYEGAGPEHSSARPERFLQLCAENNLRVCMPSTPASFFHLLRRQIARRCRKPLVVFTPKSLLRHRNAVSALQDMGPQTRFLPVLADPLAGKGARRIVLCSGKVYYDLVAEREKRQQEEEVALIRLEQLYPFPHHALVEALKAHPDAEHVVWCQEEPRNGGAWRFVDRRVEHAVKTAGLTNADGTPKRTLYAGRAAGASPATGLASRHQAEQRALVEKALTRDATPTPSYQPETP; encoded by the coding sequence ATGAACAAGGCAGCAGCTGAAGGCACAGAACCGCAGGCACGCGCGCAAAGCGTGCAGGGTCCTGACATCTTCAGCGGTGACAATCTGTCCTACCTGACGGCCCTGGAAGAACAGTGGGGCGCCGCTTGGCATGCAGATCCTGCCCAAGTGCCGCCGGATGTCGCCGCCCTTCTGCAGGTAATGGAGCAAGGCCATCCTCCTTCATCGGTCGTACAAAGCCCACAGGGCCTTCCGGAAGGATATGGGCAACCTTCATCCCCTACTGCCCATACTGCAACAGAAATGGACGCCTGTGCGCAGACCCTGCACCGACACAACCTGCGCGAGGCCTGGCGGCAGCGCGGCCATCTCCGCGCCAGGCTTGACCCGCTCAGACTGCGCCCATTGCCCGAGTTGCCTGAGCTGACCCCGCCTGATGCTGACCCCTCCCTGCAGGCCCGGCTTGAGCAGGCTTATGGCGGCGAGATCGGGGTGGAGTTCATGCATCTGCAGGATCCGGCGCAACGGCAATGGTGGATCGACCGGTTTGAATCCCCTCTCTCCCACACATCCCACCTGGCCGGCCAGACCGATCCTCTTTCGCCCCGTGAGCTCCTCTCACTGCTGACCCAGGCGGAAGGTTTTGAGCATTTCTGCCAGCAACGCTTCCTCGGTATGCGCCGCTTCGGCCTCGAAGGCGGGGAAAGCCTGATCGTTGCCCTGCAGAGCCTGATTGCCGAAAGCCTGAAGGACGGCGTTCAGTCCATCTCGCTGGGCATGCCCCATCGCGGCCGGCTGAACGTGATGGCGACCGTGCTGCGCAAACCGGCAGAAGCGATTTTTGCAGAATTCGCAGGCAAGGCCTTTCAGCCCCCGGGTTTTGAAGTCTCAGGCGATGTGAAATACCATCTCGGCACCGCAACCACCCTTGCCAATGACGCAACCGGGACCGCCCTGCGTCTGACGCTTCTGCCCAATCCTTCCCATCTCGAAGCTGTTGACCCGGTCGTGATGGGGCGCGTCCGCGCTGATCAGGACAGGACCCAGGAGAGCCTGGAACGCGCCCAGGCGCACCGTTCCCACAACACCCAGAACCGAGCTGATGGCGGTGCGGCGCCCCCCCATGAACAGGCGCGCCAGGCGCATCTGGGCATCCTGGTCCATGGTGACGCGGCCTTTGCAGGCCAGGGCGTGGTTTATGAAACCCTGCAGCTTTCACGCCTGCCGGGCTACGGCACGGGGGGAACGGTGCATCTGCTGGTCAACAACCAGATCGGTTTCACCACCGGGCCTGAAAGTGCGCATTCCGGCATCTGGAACACCGATGTGGCGCGCACCGTTCAGGCCCCGGTTCTGCATGTCAACGGAGACGCGCCGGAAGCGGTCATGCGGGCCGCACGGCTGGCGCATCAGTGGCGCACCGAGTTCGGCTCCGACGTGGTGCTGGATATTTTATGCTACCGCCGCCATGGCCATAACGAGACCGATGAGCCGGCCTTCACGCAACCTGCCATGGTACAGGCCATCAATGCCCACCCCACCACACGCCAGCTCTACGCCCGCAAGCTGGAGAATGAAGGGCTTCTGACCGCCCAGGAAGCCGCCGCGCTGTGGGACCGGACCCAGACACGGCTGCAGAAGGCCTTCGACGAAGCTGCCGACTATCAGCCTGACGGTACGGACTGGCTGGATGTCGGCCCGCTTGACCCCACCCGTCTGCAGGACGGCCCCGAACGCATTCAACCCATGACCGGCGTGCCCCTGGCGCGATTGCGCGAGGTGGGCCAGGCGATGACCCGCGTTCCTGAAGGGGTGACCGTTCATCCCCGCCTGGAACGCCAGTTGGTCGCGCGGCGCAAGGCTGTGCAGGAAGGTAGGCCCATCGACTGGGCCACGGCGGAATCCCTGGCACTTGGCACGCTGGCGCTTGACGGTCACCCGGTGCGCCTCTCCGGCCAGGACAGTCAGCGTGGCACGTTCAGCCAGCGGCATGCGGTGCTGAATGACCAGCATGGTCTGGGCACGCAGACGCCGCTCGCGCATCTTTCCCCCCGCCAGGCCCCGGTGAAGATCTGGAATTCACCGTTGTCGGAATACGGCGTGCTGGGCTTTGAATACGGCTATTCCCTGGGCAACCCTGAAGCGCTGGTGATGTGGGAAGCCCAGTTCGGCGACTTCGCCAATGGCGCGCAGATCATCATCGACCAGTTCCTGGCAGCCGGTGAGACCAAGTGGCTCCGCAGCTCCGGGCTGACGCTCCTGCTTCCGCACGGTTATGAAGGGGCAGGGCCTGAGCACAGTTCCGCCCGGCCGGAACGCTTTCTGCAGCTTTGTGCCGAGAACAACCTGCGGGTGTGCATGCCTTCCACACCGGCCAGCTTCTTTCACCTCCTGCGCCGCCAGATCGCGCGCCGCTGCCGCAAGCCGCTTGTCGTCTTCACGCCCAAATCCCTGTTGCGCCACCGCAATGCGGTTTCAGCCCTACAAGACATGGGTCCCCAGACCCGCTTTCTCCCCGTTCTGGCCGATCCATTGGCAGGCAAAGGCGCACGCCGGATCGTGCTGTGCTCAGGCAAGGTCTATTATGACCTCGTTGCTGAAAGGGAAAAACGGCAGCAGGAAGAAGAAGTGGCCCTCATACGGCTCGAACAGCTCTACCCTTTCCCGCACCATGCCCTGGTGGAAGCGCTCAAGGCCCATCCCGATGCCGAGCATGTCGTCTGGTGCCAGGAGGAACCGCGCAATGGCGGCGCCTGGCGCTTTGTGGACCGCAGGGTGGAGCACGCCGTGAAAACGGCCGGCCTGACCAATGCGGACGGCACGCCCAAACGCACCCTCTATGCAGGCCGGGCCGCCGGCGCTTCACCCGCCACAGGACTGGCAAGCCGCCATCAGGCCGAGCAGCGCGCCCTGGTGGAAAAAGCCCTGACCCGCGATGCGACGCCCACGCCTTCCTATCAGCCGGAAACGCCCTGA
- the trpB gene encoding tryptophan synthase subunit beta, with translation MQKPSSPEHAPDSLRSGPDANGHFGPYGGVFVAETLMPLMQQLKQAYRQAQADPGFQEELNAYLQHYVGRPSPLWKADRLTERVRTEAERNDQSGSGATLYLKREDLNHTGSHKLNNVMGQILLARRMGKKRIVAETGAGQHGVATATVCALFGLECEIFMGATDVARQAPNVFRMHLLGAKVNPVTAGGGTLKDALNEAMRDWVAHVDDTYFLVGTVAGPHPYPEMVRDFQSVIGTEARAQMIAQTGRLPDAIVAAIGGGSNAMGIFHPFLDDRDVRLYGVEAAGLGLDSGRTAASIARGTPGVLHGNRTYLMQDAHGQITEPYSISAGLDYPGIGPEHAWLNDIGRVDYVSATDAEALEAFQLLTRLEGIIPALESAHGLAYALKLARTLPADRNVVVNISGRGDKDVPTVAAHLGVKLS, from the coding sequence ATGCAAAAGCCGTCTTCCCCAGAACACGCACCGGATTCCCTGCGCTCCGGCCCCGATGCCAACGGGCATTTCGGCCCTTATGGCGGTGTGTTCGTCGCTGAAACGCTCATGCCGCTCATGCAGCAGCTGAAGCAGGCCTACCGCCAGGCCCAGGCTGATCCGGGCTTTCAGGAAGAGCTGAACGCCTATCTCCAACATTATGTCGGTCGCCCGAGCCCGCTGTGGAAAGCCGATCGCCTGACCGAGCGCGTCCGCACCGAGGCAGAGCGGAACGATCAATCCGGCTCGGGCGCGACGCTCTATCTCAAACGCGAAGACCTGAACCATACCGGCTCGCACAAGCTCAACAATGTGATGGGACAGATCCTCCTGGCACGGCGCATGGGCAAAAAGCGCATCGTCGCTGAAACCGGCGCAGGTCAGCACGGCGTGGCCACGGCGACAGTCTGCGCCCTGTTCGGCCTGGAATGCGAGATCTTCATGGGTGCTACAGATGTGGCGCGCCAGGCACCCAATGTGTTCCGCATGCACCTGCTGGGCGCCAAGGTGAATCCGGTCACCGCAGGCGGCGGCACGCTGAAGGACGCGCTGAACGAAGCCATGCGGGATTGGGTAGCGCATGTGGACGACACCTATTTTCTCGTCGGAACGGTGGCAGGGCCGCACCCCTATCCCGAGATGGTGCGCGATTTCCAGTCCGTGATCGGCACTGAAGCCCGTGCCCAGATGATCGCACAGACCGGTCGCCTGCCCGATGCCATCGTGGCGGCAATCGGCGGGGGGTCGAATGCGATGGGCATCTTCCATCCCTTTCTCGATGACCGCGACGTGCGACTCTACGGCGTGGAAGCGGCCGGGCTAGGGCTGGATTCAGGCAGAACAGCCGCTTCCATCGCCCGGGGCACGCCCGGCGTGCTGCACGGCAACCGCACCTATCTGATGCAGGATGCCCATGGCCAGATCACCGAGCCTTATTCCATCAGTGCAGGCCTTGATTATCCGGGGATCGGCCCGGAACACGCCTGGCTGAACGACATCGGTCGTGTCGATTATGTCAGCGCGACCGATGCCGAGGCGCTGGAAGCCTTTCAGCTCCTGACCCGCCTGGAAGGCATTATTCCGGCGCTTGAAAGCGCCCACGGCCTCGCTTACGCCCTGAAACTGGCGCGCACCCTGCCGGCCGACAGAAATGTGGTCGTCAACATCTCCGGGCGCGGCGACAAGGATGTCCCCACTGTAGCCGCGCATCTCGGCGTGAAACTGTCCTGA
- the trpA gene encoding tryptophan synthase subunit alpha translates to MTSLSHPSAPERKNRIGKRFARLAAEGRGALIPYLEAFDPDRATSLALLKAMPEAGADLIEVGVPFSDPSADGPTIQQAAERGLKAGATLEGVLEMVAEFRQTDDETPVVLMGYCNPIDRFGPEKFCRAAARAGVDGLIVVDLPPEEAALLAPHARANGLDIITLTAPTTPQARLNTILKNATGFVYYVSIAGVTGTASATTAQLRSALERLRQATSLPVAIGFGIRTPQQAAEASRIADGAVVASALIKTLASTLNDGQATPQTLPAVLTQLRQLAAGVRKGTFLE, encoded by the coding sequence ATGACTTCTCTGTCCCATCCCTCTGCTCCCGAACGGAAGAACCGCATCGGGAAACGGTTTGCCAGGCTGGCGGCGGAAGGACGCGGCGCGCTCATTCCCTATCTCGAAGCGTTCGATCCTGACCGGGCCACTTCCCTGGCCCTGCTCAAGGCCATGCCTGAGGCAGGGGCGGACCTGATCGAGGTCGGCGTGCCGTTTTCCGATCCCTCTGCGGACGGACCGACCATCCAGCAAGCTGCTGAACGGGGCCTGAAAGCCGGTGCCACGCTGGAAGGCGTGCTGGAGATGGTGGCAGAATTCCGCCAGACTGACGACGAGACCCCGGTTGTGCTGATGGGCTACTGCAATCCCATCGACCGTTTCGGGCCCGAGAAGTTCTGCCGCGCTGCCGCCCGCGCGGGCGTGGACGGCCTTATTGTCGTTGACCTGCCCCCTGAAGAAGCCGCGCTCCTGGCGCCCCACGCCCGCGCGAACGGTCTCGACATCATCACACTCACCGCCCCCACCACGCCGCAGGCGCGCCTCAACACCATTCTGAAAAACGCCACCGGCTTCGTCTATTATGTCAGCATCGCCGGGGTGACCGGCACGGCCAGCGCCACCACGGCCCAGCTCCGCAGCGCACTCGAACGCCTGCGCCAGGCCACCTCCCTGCCGGTTGCCATCGGCTTCGGCATCCGCACACCCCAACAGGCTGCTGAAGCTTCCCGGATCGCTGACGGCGCTGTGGTGGCCTCCGCCCTGATCAAAACCCTTGCCTCCACTCTCAATGACGGTCAGGCCACCCCACAGACCCTCCCGGCAGTCCTGACCCAGCTCCGTCAGCTGGCGGCAGGCGTGCGGAAGGGCACTTTTCTGGAGTAA
- a CDS encoding Fic/DOC family protein: protein MNPRHGVLRNRLGLTDGTVLAKAEHDIISWKEILFRQQAPPENFDLNYLKQTHEFLFEDIYAWAGEIRTIALSKANTMSAMPAFIQSEGKKFFGSLKKESNLRSLDAENFSKRAAHYLGEINMLHPFREGNGRTQRLFMEQLAKGAGYELDWSKVSRQEMTAASIEAGRSIPKLFEKLIQTNLTPLSSEHALSSHGNQEKQTATRKKLVAQQGELKKQR from the coding sequence ATGAACCCCAGGCATGGCGTCCTGAGAAACAGGCTGGGTCTCACTGATGGGACGGTGCTCGCAAAAGCTGAGCATGACATCATCAGTTGGAAAGAAATTCTGTTCAGGCAGCAAGCCCCGCCTGAAAATTTCGATTTGAACTATCTGAAGCAGACCCATGAATTTCTCTTTGAAGATATCTACGCATGGGCAGGTGAAATCCGCACGATAGCCCTTTCCAAGGCCAACACCATGTCTGCAATGCCCGCTTTTATTCAGAGCGAAGGAAAGAAGTTTTTCGGGAGTCTGAAAAAGGAAAGCAATTTACGCAGCCTTGACGCCGAAAATTTCTCAAAAAGGGCGGCCCACTATCTCGGTGAGATCAACATGTTGCATCCTTTCCGGGAAGGAAATGGCCGCACGCAACGGCTGTTCATGGAACAGCTTGCCAAAGGGGCCGGCTATGAACTGGATTGGAGCAAGGTTTCCCGTCAGGAAATGACGGCTGCTTCCATTGAAGCAGGACGCAGTATCCCCAAGCTTTTTGAAAAGCTCATTCAGACTAACCTAACGCCTCTGTCATCAGAACATGCGCTTTCCAGTCATGGAAATCAGGAGAAACAGACGGCCACCAGGAAAAAACTTGTCGCCCAACAGGGAGAGTTGAAAAAGCAGCGGTAA